The following coding sequences lie in one Pseudomonas svalbardensis genomic window:
- a CDS encoding rhodanese-like domain-containing protein, translating into MVAHLIEFATNHYLLVGIFVVLLALLIAYQMQGGGRSLSTGELTGLVNKDAGVVIDIRSTKDFAAGHIVGAVNIPHDKLTARVGELDKHKAKTIILVDAMGQTAGTHARELMKSGFTAAKLSGGISSWKGDNLPLVK; encoded by the coding sequence ATGGTTGCTCACCTGATTGAATTTGCCACTAACCACTATCTGCTCGTCGGTATCTTCGTCGTACTGCTGGCGTTGCTGATCGCTTATCAGATGCAAGGCGGCGGCCGCAGCCTGAGCACCGGTGAACTGACCGGGCTGGTCAACAAGGACGCGGGCGTTGTGATCGACATTCGTTCGACCAAGGACTTCGCCGCCGGTCACATTGTTGGCGCAGTGAACATTCCTCACGACAAACTGACCGCTCGCGTCGGCGAACTGGATAAGCACAAGGCCAAGACCATCATCCTGGTCGACGCCATGGGCCAGACTGCTGGCACTCATGCCCGCGAACTGATGAAGTCCGGCTTCACCGCCGCCAAGCTCTCCGGCGGTATTTCCAGCTGGAAAGGCGACAACCTGCCGCTGGTGAAGTGA
- a CDS encoding tRNA (cytidine(34)-2'-O)-methyltransferase translates to MFHVILFQPEIPPNTGNVIRLCANSGCHLHLIEPLGFEMDDKRLRRAGLDYHEYATLQRHADLASCLESLGHPRLFAFTTKGSRPFHDASFAEGDAFLFGPESRGLPAEVLDALPGEQRLRLPMREGCRSLNLSNTVAVAVYEGWRQLGFK, encoded by the coding sequence ATGTTTCACGTCATCCTTTTCCAACCAGAAATTCCGCCGAATACCGGCAACGTTATCAGGCTGTGCGCCAACAGTGGCTGCCACCTGCATTTGATCGAACCGCTGGGCTTCGAGATGGACGACAAGCGTCTGCGCCGGGCCGGCCTCGATTACCACGAGTATGCCACCCTGCAGCGCCACGCAGACCTCGCCAGCTGTCTGGAAAGCCTCGGTCATCCTCGGTTGTTCGCCTTCACCACCAAGGGCTCGCGGCCGTTCCACGATGCCAGCTTCGCCGAGGGCGATGCGTTCCTGTTCGGCCCGGAAAGCCGTGGTTTGCCGGCGGAAGTGCTCGATGCCCTGCCCGGCGAACAGCGCCTGCGCCTGCCGATGCGTGAAGGCTGCCGCAGTCTGAACCTGTCGAACACCGTGGCGGTCGCCGTGTACGAAGGCTGGCGCCAGCTCGGGTTCAAATAA
- a CDS encoding trypsin-like serine peptidase, with the protein MKCVSHLSAWGLACLLAASPSAHARDLGEGAVNNSGSKALQNSNNQYAIWSGIGRLAHRSGASCTAALLDTRNRQGKAVGPAYLITAGHCVVFAYGTARTDEPIEANITFNYFHDSPKHHITYPVRIARWTSMVGTDLAILEVGTSLATLIKKGINPLNLASHQSFEAHDVLNLGAPAGYLEKGLRLSACSEETAGTFIDHPGVFSQAMKNLCDLRGGSSGSPMLDRQTNEITGIVSKVAARLKKEASPDCTTAACQAATFNYSYPANFLHQCFIAGVFDVNAPDCSLKPVNFTVTQPWDIKPYVHTQKNTAGQITLPTWNFRFSLDDPFYRYKAVRNARDCQTRRNYSDAIHSEDAYINDDIGPQPGIHALCIIGAASQEQPLTLSSLKNAFTHAVYLTSAELMPSISPDYRVTWELLHAEFIHNFFYSAPADGQHCGDIDDPRYKPVPESITFAEEQLPVMLCSYVRNRSGQPSSIRTDLIGQP; encoded by the coding sequence ATGAAATGCGTTAGTCATCTGTCCGCCTGGGGACTTGCCTGCCTCTTGGCCGCGAGCCCCTCTGCACACGCACGAGACCTGGGAGAAGGCGCTGTCAACAACTCAGGTTCAAAAGCCCTTCAAAACAGTAACAACCAATACGCAATCTGGAGCGGCATCGGACGCCTTGCTCACCGCTCCGGCGCGTCCTGCACCGCTGCTCTTCTTGATACCAGAAACAGGCAAGGCAAAGCGGTGGGGCCGGCCTATCTGATTACCGCCGGCCACTGCGTTGTCTTTGCGTACGGCACCGCCCGCACGGACGAACCCATCGAAGCGAACATCACCTTCAACTACTTCCATGACTCGCCCAAGCATCACATTACTTACCCGGTTCGAATTGCTCGCTGGACCAGCATGGTGGGCACCGACCTGGCGATACTCGAGGTTGGGACTTCACTGGCAACCCTTATAAAGAAGGGTATCAACCCGCTCAATCTCGCCAGCCATCAAAGCTTCGAAGCCCATGACGTACTCAACCTTGGTGCACCCGCGGGCTATCTAGAGAAAGGGTTACGCTTGAGCGCCTGCTCAGAAGAGACGGCCGGAACCTTCATTGATCATCCAGGCGTATTTTCGCAGGCCATGAAAAACCTCTGCGATTTGCGTGGTGGTAGCTCTGGAAGCCCGATGCTTGATCGCCAGACCAATGAAATCACCGGCATCGTCAGCAAAGTTGCAGCCAGGTTAAAAAAGGAGGCATCGCCTGATTGCACAACGGCAGCCTGCCAGGCGGCCACCTTTAATTACAGCTACCCGGCCAACTTCCTGCATCAGTGCTTTATCGCGGGTGTTTTCGATGTCAATGCGCCGGATTGTTCACTCAAGCCTGTGAATTTTACGGTTACGCAGCCTTGGGACATCAAGCCTTATGTGCACACGCAAAAAAACACTGCTGGACAAATTACTTTACCAACGTGGAATTTCAGGTTTTCGCTTGACGATCCGTTCTATCGCTATAAAGCCGTGCGCAACGCCAGAGACTGTCAAACACGTCGCAACTACAGCGACGCCATTCACTCCGAAGATGCCTACATCAACGACGATATAGGCCCTCAACCCGGTATACATGCGCTATGCATCATCGGTGCCGCCTCGCAAGAGCAACCACTCACCCTGTCATCGTTGAAAAATGCTTTTACCCACGCGGTGTATTTGACCTCCGCCGAGCTGATGCCCAGCATCAGCCCTGATTACCGCGTCACCTGGGAACTCTTGCATGCGGAATTCATCCACAATTTCTTCTACTCAGCCCCCGCTGACGGTCAGCACTGTGGCGACATTGATGACCCTCGTTACAAGCCTGTTCCCGAGAGCATCACCTTCGCCGAAGAACAATTGCCGGTCATGCTGTGCAGTTACGTTCGCAATCGTTCCGGACAACCGTCATCGATACGCACCGACCTTATTGGACAGCCCTAG
- the grxC gene encoding glutaredoxin 3, which produces MSNVVVYSSDYCPYCSRAKYLLENKGVAFEEIKVDGKPQVRAAMAQKAGRTSVPQIWIGERHIGGCDDLFALERAGKLDAMLKA; this is translated from the coding sequence ATGAGCAACGTCGTCGTCTATTCCAGCGATTACTGCCCTTACTGTTCTCGAGCCAAGTACTTGCTCGAGAACAAAGGCGTGGCCTTCGAAGAGATCAAGGTCGATGGCAAGCCGCAGGTGCGTGCCGCCATGGCTCAGAAGGCCGGACGTACGTCCGTGCCGCAGATCTGGATCGGCGAGCGCCACATTGGTGGCTGTGATGATTTGTTTGCCCTTGAGCGCGCCGGCAAGCTCGACGCCATGCTCAAGGCCTGA
- a CDS encoding murein hydrolase activator EnvC family protein: MLRVLIALALTCLLQPAFADERAQTQQQLDATRQDIAELKKLLGKLQEEKSGVQKDLKGTETEMGKLEKQVDALQKELKKSEAELQRLDTEKKKLQSARIEQQRLIAIQARAAYQNGRQEYLKLLLNQQNPEKFARTLTYYDYLSQARLEQLKSFNETLRQLANVEKDIAMQQAQLLVQKSSLDSQRDELDKVRKERQQVLAKLSDDVKVRDQKLAAREQDQADLSKVLKTIEETLARQAREAEEARQKALIAQQEAEKKRLREAQAAADADADATDAPRKPVKSTPGALVSSSGETFGGPFASSRGKLPWPVDGRLLARFGETRGDDARTKWDGVMISASAGSQVHAVHGGRVVFADWLRGAGLLVILDHGNGFLSLYGHNQTLLKSAGDVVKAGESISTVGSSGGQDTPALYFAIRQQGHPSDPTQWCRAQG; encoded by the coding sequence ATGCTTCGCGTCCTGATAGCCCTTGCTCTGACATGCCTGCTCCAACCGGCCTTTGCTGACGAGCGCGCGCAAACCCAACAACAGTTGGACGCCACGCGTCAGGACATTGCCGAGCTGAAAAAACTGCTGGGCAAGCTCCAGGAAGAAAAATCCGGTGTGCAAAAAGACCTCAAGGGCACCGAGACCGAGATGGGCAAGCTTGAGAAGCAGGTCGACGCCCTGCAAAAAGAGCTTAAGAAAAGCGAAGCCGAGCTGCAGCGACTCGATACCGAGAAAAAAAAACTCCAGAGCGCGCGGATTGAACAGCAACGACTGATCGCCATTCAGGCCCGCGCGGCCTATCAAAACGGCCGTCAGGAGTACTTGAAGCTGCTGCTCAACCAACAGAACCCGGAAAAATTCGCCCGCACCCTCACCTATTACGACTACCTGAGCCAGGCCCGCCTGGAGCAGCTGAAGAGTTTCAACGAAACCCTGCGCCAACTGGCCAATGTCGAAAAAGACATCGCCATGCAACAGGCGCAATTGCTGGTGCAGAAAAGCAGCCTCGACAGCCAGCGCGACGAACTCGACAAAGTCCGCAAGGAGCGCCAGCAAGTCCTGGCCAAGCTCAGCGACGACGTGAAGGTCCGCGATCAGAAACTGGCAGCCCGCGAGCAGGATCAGGCAGACCTGTCTAAAGTCCTTAAAACCATTGAAGAAACCTTGGCCCGTCAGGCCCGAGAGGCAGAAGAAGCGCGGCAAAAAGCGCTGATCGCCCAGCAGGAAGCCGAAAAAAAGCGTTTACGTGAGGCTCAGGCTGCAGCAGACGCAGACGCAGACGCCACTGATGCCCCACGCAAACCCGTTAAATCGACACCCGGCGCACTGGTATCAAGCTCAGGCGAGACCTTTGGTGGCCCCTTTGCTTCAAGCCGGGGAAAACTTCCCTGGCCCGTTGATGGTCGACTGCTGGCACGCTTTGGCGAAACCCGTGGCGACGACGCCCGCACCAAGTGGGACGGCGTGATGATCAGCGCCTCCGCCGGCAGCCAGGTGCACGCAGTGCATGGCGGTCGCGTGGTATTCGCCGACTGGTTGCGAGGCGCCGGGCTGCTGGTGATTCTCGACCATGGCAACGGTTTTTTGAGTCTTTATGGTCACAACCAGACGCTGCTCAAGTCTGCGGGTGACGTGGTTAAAGCCGGTGAGTCCATCTCCACTGTGGGCAGCAGTGGCGGGCAGGACACACCAGCGCTGTATTTCGCTATTCGTCAGCAGGGTCACCCGAGTGATCCAACGCAATGGTGTCGCGCGCAAGGATAA
- the gpmI gene encoding 2,3-bisphosphoglycerate-independent phosphoglycerate mutase — protein sequence MTTTPKPLVLIILDGFGHSESPESNAIFAAKKPVLDRLWATVPNGLISGSGMDVGLPDGQMGNSEVGHMNLGAGRVVYQDFTRATKSIRDGEFFENPTICAAVDKAVAAGKAVHFMGLLSDGGVHSHQDHLVAMAELAFKRGAEKIYLHAFLDGRDTPPKSAQSSIELLDAAFQALGKGRIASIVGRYFAMDRDNRWDRVSQAYNLIVDGNGEFNAATAQEGLQAAYERGESDEFVKATSIGEPVKVEDGDAVVFMNFRADRARELTRVFVEDDFKEFERARQPKLAGFVMLTQYAASIPAPSAFAAGSLDNVLGDYLAKNGKTQLRIAETEKYAHVTFFFSGGREEPFPGEERILIPSPKVATYDLQPEMSAPEVTDRIVDAIENQRYDVIVVNYANGDMVGHSGVFDAAVKAVECLDLCVGRIVDALEKVGGEALITADHGNVEQMADESTGQAHTAHTTEPVPFIYVGKRDFKVRDGGVLADVAPTMLMLMGLEKPTEMTGTSILV from the coding sequence ATGACTACCACGCCTAAACCTTTGGTCCTGATTATTCTCGACGGCTTCGGTCACAGTGAGAGCCCTGAATCCAACGCCATCTTTGCGGCGAAGAAGCCCGTGCTGGACCGTCTGTGGGCCACCGTGCCGAATGGCCTGATCTCGGGCAGCGGTATGGACGTCGGGCTGCCGGATGGCCAGATGGGCAACTCCGAAGTCGGCCACATGAACCTCGGCGCCGGCCGCGTGGTGTATCAGGACTTCACACGCGCGACCAAATCGATCCGCGACGGCGAGTTCTTCGAGAATCCGACCATCTGCGCCGCTGTCGATAAAGCCGTTGCTGCCGGCAAAGCCGTGCACTTCATGGGCCTGCTGTCCGATGGCGGCGTTCACAGCCACCAGGATCACCTGGTTGCCATGGCCGAACTGGCTTTCAAGCGCGGCGCCGAAAAAATCTATCTGCACGCCTTTCTTGATGGTCGCGACACGCCGCCGAAAAGCGCCCAGTCGTCCATCGAACTGCTGGATGCGGCCTTCCAGGCCCTCGGCAAAGGCCGGATCGCCAGCATTGTCGGCCGCTACTTCGCCATGGACCGCGACAACCGCTGGGACCGCGTGTCCCAGGCTTACAACCTGATTGTCGATGGCAACGGCGAATTCAACGCCGCCACCGCTCAGGAAGGCCTGCAAGCCGCGTACGAACGCGGCGAGAGCGACGAATTCGTCAAAGCCACCAGCATCGGTGAGCCGGTGAAAGTCGAAGACGGCGATGCCGTGGTGTTCATGAACTTCCGCGCCGACCGCGCCCGCGAACTGACCCGCGTGTTCGTCGAAGACGATTTCAAGGAATTCGAACGTGCCCGCCAGCCAAAACTGGCCGGCTTCGTCATGCTGACCCAGTACGCCGCCAGCATTCCCGCGCCATCGGCCTTCGCCGCGGGCAGCCTGGATAACGTACTGGGCGACTACCTGGCGAAAAACGGCAAGACCCAGCTGCGCATCGCCGAAACCGAGAAGTATGCCCACGTGACCTTCTTCTTCTCCGGCGGCCGTGAAGAACCGTTCCCGGGCGAAGAACGCATCCTGATCCCGTCGCCAAAAGTCGCCACCTATGACTTGCAGCCCGAGATGAGCGCCCCGGAAGTCACCGACCGCATCGTCGATGCCATCGAAAACCAGCGTTACGACGTGATCGTAGTCAACTACGCCAACGGCGATATGGTCGGCCACAGCGGCGTGTTCGATGCGGCCGTAAAAGCTGTTGAATGCCTCGACCTGTGCGTCGGCCGCATCGTCGATGCGCTGGAAAAAGTCGGCGGCGAAGCGCTGATCACCGCCGACCACGGCAACGTCGAGCAGATGGCCGACGAGTCCACCGGCCAGGCGCATACCGCCCACACCACCGAACCGGTGCCGTTCATCTATGTCGGCAAGCGTGACTTCAAGGTTCGCGACGGCGGCGTGCTGGCGGATGTGGCACCGACCATGCTGATGCTGATGGGCCTCGAGAAACCGACCGAAATGACCGGAACGTCGATTCTGGTGTAA
- a CDS encoding S41 family peptidase — protein sequence MLHLSRLTSLALTIALVIGAPLAFAAQPAPAVAPAGTAATTKAPLPLEELRTFAEVMDRIKAAYVEPVDDKTLLENAIKGMLSNLDPHSAYLGPEDFAELQESTSGEFGGLGIEVGAEDGFIKVVSPIDDTPASKAGIQAGDFIVKINGQPTRGQSMTEAVDKMRGKIGQKITLTLVRDGGAPFDVTLARAIIQVKSVKSQLLESGYGYIRITQFQVKTGDEVSKALAKLRKDNGKKLKGIILDLRNNPGGVLQAAVEVVDHFITKGLIVYTKGRIANSELRFSATGKDESEAVPMVALINGGSASASEIVAGALQDQKRAVVMGTTSFGKGSVQTVLPLNNERALKITTALYYTPNGRSIQAQGIVPDIEVRRAKITNEQDGEYFKEADLQGHLGNGNGGADKPTSASGKAKAMPQDDDYQLAQALSLLKGLSITSGR from the coding sequence ATGCTGCATTTGTCCCGCCTTACCTCGCTGGCCCTGACGATCGCCCTGGTGATCGGCGCGCCTCTGGCGTTCGCCGCTCAACCGGCCCCGGCAGTCGCGCCTGCGGGCACTGCTGCGACCACCAAGGCGCCGTTGCCTCTGGAAGAGTTGCGCACCTTTGCCGAGGTCATGGATCGGATCAAGGCTGCCTATGTCGAACCGGTGGACGACAAGACCCTGCTGGAAAACGCCATCAAGGGCATGCTCAGCAACCTCGACCCGCACTCCGCCTACCTGGGCCCGGAAGACTTCGCTGAATTGCAGGAAAGCACCAGCGGCGAATTCGGCGGCCTGGGCATCGAAGTGGGCGCCGAAGACGGTTTCATCAAGGTGGTTTCGCCGATCGATGACACTCCGGCCTCCAAGGCTGGCATTCAGGCCGGCGACTTCATCGTCAAGATCAACGGCCAGCCGACCCGCGGCCAGAGCATGACCGAAGCCGTGGACAAGATGCGCGGCAAGATCGGCCAGAAAATCACCCTGACCCTGGTGCGCGACGGCGGTGCACCGTTCGACGTGACCCTGGCCCGCGCCATCATTCAAGTGAAGAGCGTGAAGAGCCAGTTGCTGGAGTCCGGCTACGGCTACATCCGCATCACCCAGTTCCAGGTCAAGACCGGCGACGAAGTCTCCAAGGCCCTGGCCAAGCTGCGCAAGGACAACGGCAAGAAGCTCAAAGGCATCATCCTCGACCTGCGTAACAACCCGGGCGGCGTGCTGCAAGCGGCGGTGGAAGTGGTCGACCACTTCATCACCAAAGGCCTGATCGTTTACACCAAGGGCCGTATCGCCAACTCCGAGCTGCGCTTCTCCGCCACCGGCAAGGACGAGAGCGAAGCCGTGCCAATGGTCGCGCTGATCAACGGCGGCAGCGCCTCGGCCTCGGAAATTGTCGCCGGTGCCTTGCAGGATCAGAAACGCGCGGTGGTCATGGGTACCACCAGTTTCGGTAAAGGCTCGGTACAAACCGTCCTGCCACTGAACAACGAACGCGCACTGAAGATCACCACGGCGCTGTATTACACGCCGAACGGTCGCTCGATCCAGGCTCAGGGCATCGTCCCGGACATCGAAGTGCGCAGGGCCAAGATCACCAACGAGCAGGACGGCGAGTACTTCAAGGAAGCCGATCTGCAAGGTCACCTGGGCAATGGCAACGGCGGCGCCGACAAACCGACCAGCGCCAGCGGCAAAGCCAAGGCCATGCCGCAGGATGATGACTACCAATTGGCCCAGGCCTTGAGCCTGCTCAAAGGGTTGAGCATCACCTCCGGCCGCTGA
- the secB gene encoding protein-export chaperone SecB → MTDQQNTAASEEETAPQFSLQRIYVRDLSFEAPKSPAIFRQQWEPSVGLDLNTRQKSLEGDFHEVVLTLSVTVKNGDEVAFIAEVQQAGIFLIKNLDDASMSHTLGAFCPNILFPYARETLDSLVTRGSFPALMLAPVNFDALYAQELQRMQAAGETPTVQ, encoded by the coding sequence ATGACTGACCAACAGAACACTGCAGCTAGCGAAGAAGAAACCGCACCGCAATTCTCCTTGCAGCGCATCTACGTACGTGACTTGTCCTTCGAAGCCCCGAAAAGCCCGGCCATCTTCCGCCAGCAGTGGGAACCGAGCGTCGGTCTGGATCTGAACACCCGTCAAAAGTCTCTGGAAGGCGACTTCCACGAAGTCGTGCTGACCTTGTCCGTCACCGTGAAAAACGGCGACGAAGTAGCGTTCATTGCTGAAGTGCAACAGGCCGGGATCTTCCTGATCAAGAACCTCGACGACGCTTCGATGAGCCATACCCTCGGCGCGTTCTGCCCGAACATCCTGTTCCCGTACGCTCGCGAAACCCTGGACAGCCTGGTCACCCGCGGTTCGTTCCCGGCCCTGATGCTGGCCCCGGTGAACTTCGACGCGCTGTACGCACAAGAACTGCAACGCATGCAGGCTGCGGGCGAGACTCCAACCGTTCAATAA
- a CDS encoding divergent polysaccharide deacetylase family protein, producing MRLPLLLGLLCFLVGVAHAAPAPQKAYITLIIDDLGQNLPRDRRVLALPGPVTTAIMPDTPHATEFAREAHRAGKIVILHMPMDPATGPFAWHPDLPIEELEKRLNAAFKKVPYTAGINNHMGSRMTAQPVAMAWLMAELQRRHKLFVDSRTSAQTVAAAEAQKIGLASVSRDVFLDDERTEAAIFTQLQTAISLARKQGSAVMIGHPYPQTLAVLERELPKLKAQGIEWIDIKSMIGLRGNRATAAHGKDGHYRLPQTQ from the coding sequence ATGCGCCTGCCGTTGCTCCTCGGCCTGCTGTGCTTTCTGGTGGGTGTTGCTCACGCAGCGCCCGCCCCTCAAAAGGCCTACATCACTCTGATCATCGATGACCTGGGGCAGAACCTGCCCCGGGATCGCCGCGTGCTGGCCCTGCCAGGCCCGGTCACCACGGCGATCATGCCCGACACGCCCCACGCCACCGAATTCGCCCGCGAGGCTCATCGCGCCGGCAAGATTGTCATCCTGCACATGCCCATGGACCCGGCCACCGGTCCGTTTGCCTGGCATCCCGACTTGCCCATCGAAGAGCTTGAGAAACGGCTGAACGCTGCGTTCAAAAAGGTGCCGTACACCGCTGGCATCAACAACCACATGGGCAGCCGCATGACCGCCCAGCCGGTGGCGATGGCGTGGTTGATGGCCGAGTTGCAGCGCCGCCACAAACTCTTCGTCGACAGCCGCACCAGCGCTCAGACAGTCGCCGCCGCCGAGGCGCAGAAGATTGGTCTGGCCAGCGTCTCGCGAGATGTCTTTCTCGATGATGAACGCACCGAGGCCGCGATCTTCACTCAGCTACAGACCGCCATCAGCCTGGCGCGCAAACAGGGTTCGGCAGTGATGATCGGTCACCCTTATCCGCAAACCTTGGCGGTGCTGGAGCGCGAGCTGCCCAAGCTCAAGGCTCAGGGCATTGAGTGGATCGATATCAAGTCGATGATCGGCCTGCGTGGCAATCGCGCAACTGCCGCGCATGGGAAGGACGGTCATTACCGACTGCCGCAAACCCAGTAA
- a CDS encoding trypsin-like serine peptidase, with product MNYKSIARTTIPLIALTFSLASCAYTVPEPPEPVLLSNADGQYTNWNGIGGTFKDDNRYCTASLLDTRDAMGTSTGPAYLLTNGHCASIISGTAADTPFNGHVQFNFFHDTMEGAKRYDIHKINWASLASSDVAILELTDSLDTLLKDGITPLKLASKAPAEPRPIQVPGAPGIAPGLRLSTCTLEPTNTTLIKHLAVHTDYQKHDCKGIASGSSGSPVLDAATGEVIGVLSGTTYGISTDDLCFWHALCGNNQKKSILPDQASHSFPVDYLSYCFTNGRFNTDAQSCTINPNFNFKSKRNADITLHRKPVDHNDQAPVWDVDFSMSTAFYRFKTVRDAHACYLPDHYSRPISTANAKIDAEIGREEGLYYLCLVGVESAEQRPSIGLRRNTQILSARLTEPTFATLPEPTVTFRFSEKYVSVDWFEKPSRSIWTRFYDNNLGERNCADIDRREYEQTDNGLVIPLEFLPVSFCSYIEDRNFNTSQVHTVLVQAPTTVTDTAP from the coding sequence ATGAATTACAAATCTATTGCACGTACAACTATCCCCTTAATAGCACTCACCTTCTCCCTAGCCTCTTGCGCCTACACTGTTCCCGAGCCACCGGAGCCCGTCCTGCTCAGTAATGCTGACGGACAATACACAAACTGGAACGGCATTGGAGGTACATTTAAGGATGACAACCGCTATTGCACGGCAAGTTTGCTTGATACTCGCGACGCCATGGGTACCTCTACAGGCCCTGCTTACCTATTGACCAATGGGCACTGTGCTTCAATCATCTCCGGCACAGCAGCCGATACTCCATTCAACGGCCATGTACAGTTCAACTTTTTCCACGATACGATGGAAGGCGCCAAGCGTTACGACATCCACAAGATAAACTGGGCCAGCCTCGCCAGTTCTGATGTCGCTATCCTGGAACTGACCGACTCGCTGGATACACTGCTGAAAGACGGAATTACGCCACTCAAGCTAGCGTCTAAAGCGCCTGCAGAACCGCGCCCGATTCAAGTCCCTGGCGCACCTGGAATCGCCCCCGGCCTCAGGCTGTCAACCTGTACCCTAGAGCCAACTAACACCACATTGATCAAGCACTTGGCCGTCCACACCGATTACCAGAAGCACGACTGCAAGGGTATTGCATCAGGCTCTTCAGGGTCTCCCGTTCTTGATGCAGCGACAGGAGAAGTTATCGGTGTATTGTCCGGAACGACTTATGGTATCTCAACGGATGATTTATGTTTCTGGCATGCACTTTGTGGAAATAATCAAAAAAAATCCATCTTGCCTGATCAGGCAAGCCACAGCTTTCCTGTTGACTATCTTTCTTACTGTTTCACCAATGGACGTTTTAATACGGACGCCCAATCTTGCACAATAAATCCAAACTTCAACTTCAAATCCAAAAGAAACGCTGACATCACACTTCATAGAAAACCCGTTGACCACAATGATCAAGCACCTGTCTGGGATGTCGACTTCTCGATGAGCACCGCTTTTTATCGCTTTAAAACAGTACGCGACGCACACGCTTGTTATTTGCCTGATCACTATAGCCGCCCGATCAGCACAGCCAATGCGAAAATTGATGCAGAGATCGGTCGAGAGGAAGGTTTGTATTATCTTTGCCTGGTGGGTGTCGAGTCAGCCGAGCAACGACCTAGCATCGGATTACGCAGAAACACCCAAATACTGTCTGCCCGGCTAACCGAACCGACTTTCGCCACACTACCTGAACCAACTGTCACATTTAGATTCTCAGAGAAATATGTTTCTGTTGACTGGTTCGAAAAGCCTTCCCGTTCCATTTGGACTCGATTCTACGATAACAACCTTGGCGAACGTAATTGCGCTGATATAGATCGCAGGGAGTATGAACAAACAGATAATGGACTCGTTATCCCACTGGAATTTCTTCCGGTGTCGTTTTGCAGTTACATCGAGGACAGGAATTTTAATACTTCCCAGGTACACACAGTCCTGGTGCAAGCCCCGACAACGGTCACAGATACCGCGCCATGA